A genomic region of Anas acuta chromosome 1, bAnaAcu1.1, whole genome shotgun sequence contains the following coding sequences:
- the LOC137844122 gene encoding tubulin alpha-8 chain yields MRECISIHVGQAGVQIGNACWELFCLEHGIQPDGTFKDQNSQLNYDDSFTTFFNETVTGKHVPRAVMVDLEPSVVDEVRAGTFRQLFHPEQLITGKEDAANNYARGHYTIGKESIDVVLDRVRKLTDACSGLQGFLIFHSFGGGTGSGFTSLLMERLSVDYGKKSKLEFAIYPAPQVSTAVVEPYNSILTTHTTLEHSDCAFMVDNEAIYDICRRNLDIERPTYTNLNRLISQIVSSITASLRFDGALNVDLTEFQTNLVPYPRIHFPLVTYAPIISSDRAYHEQLSVAEITNACFEPNNQMVKCDPRHGKYMACCMLYRGDVVPKDVNVAIAAIKTKRNIQFVDWCPTGFKVGINYQPPTVVPGGDLAQVQRAVCMLSNTTAIAEAWARLDHKFDLMYAKRAFVHWYVGEGMEEGEFAEAREDLAALEKDYEEVGTDSFEDENDGE; encoded by the exons ATG CGTGAGTGCATCTCCATTCATGTTGGCCAGGCTGGAGTTCAGATAGGAAATGCGTGCTGGGAACTCTTCTGCCTGGAGCACGGCATTCAGCCGGATGGCACCTTCAAGGACCAGAACAGTCAACTCAACTACGATGACTCTTTTACCACGTTTTTCAATGAAACAGTCACTGGGAAGCACGTGCCACGGGCTGTAATGGTGGATTTGGAACCAAGTGTAGTAG ATGAAGTGCGGGCTGGCACCTTCCGGCAGCTTTTCCATCCAGAACAACTGATCACTGGAAAGGAAGACGCAGCTAATAACTATGCCCGTGGCCACTACACCATTGGCAAGGAAAGCATTGATGTGGTACTTGATCGTGTTCGTAAGCTG ACAGATGCCTGTTCTGGACTGCAGGGATTCTTGATCTTCCACAGCTTTGGTGGAGGCACTGGCTCTGGCTTTACCTCCTTGCTGATGGAGCGCCTCTCTGTGGATTACGGGAAGAAGTCCAAACTAGAGTTTGCCATCTACCCTGCCCCTCAGGTCTCCACCGCTGTGGTGGAACCCTACAATTCTATCCTTACAACACACACCACCCTGGAACACTCAGACTGTGCCTTCATGGTGGACAATGAGGCCATCTATGATATCTGTCGCAGAAACCTAGACATTGAGCGCCCAACTTACACTAACCTCAACCGCCTCATCAGCCAGATTGTCTCCTCCATCACTGCTTCACTGCGCTTTGATGGTGCCCTCAACGTGGATCTGACAGAGTTCCAGACAAACCTGGTTCCCTACCCACGCATCCACTTCCCCTTAGTGACCTATGCCCCCATCATCTCCTCTGACAGAGCATATCACGAGCAGCTCTCGGTGGCTGAAATCACCAATGCCTGCTTTGAGCCCAACAACCAGATGGTGAAATGTGACCCACGACATGGGAAGTACATGGCCTGCTGCATGCTCTATCGAGGTGATGTAGTTCCCAAAGATGTCAATGTGGCAATTGCTGCCATCAAGACCAAGAGAAATATCCAGTTTGTTGACTGGTGTCCAACAGGCTTCAAG GTTGGGATCAACTATCAGCCTCCCACAGTAGTTCCTGGTGGAGACCTCGCCCAGGTTCAGCGAGCAGTCTGCATGCTGAGCAACACCACAGCCATTGCAGAGGCCTGGGCAAGGCTCGACCACAAGTTTGATCTGATGTACGCCAAGAGAGCATTTGTGCACTGGTATGTGGGTGAAGGTATGGAGGAAGGAGAATTTGCAGAGGCTCGTGAGGACCTAGCTGCCCTGGAGAAGGACTATGAAGAAGTGGGAACTGACTCGTTTGAGGATGAAAACGATGGggagtaa